A DNA window from Daucus carota subsp. sativus chromosome 3, DH1 v3.0, whole genome shotgun sequence contains the following coding sequences:
- the LOC108210554 gene encoding protein NPGR2 isoform X2 gives MKNKNQIKEQGQGKTRITKRLKAFMKCLQSGEQLKSDEMISSSESLATRDYSTSVHSARDIDAEQEPDTSNIEEAELSLRENGSLNYEEARALLGRFEYQKGNIEAALHVFEGIDIAAVTPKMKATLTAKVAKVETRKRRSHNYASPPMSIHAVSLLLEAVLLKTKSLQILGRYKEAAQSCTVILDIVESSLPTELWKLADSPREAILSYRRALLFHWNLKAGTVAKIEKEFATFLLYSGEEASPPTLRSQMDSSFVPKNNMEEAILLLVILLKKISLKIIEWDPSILYHLQYALSLCGGGMALANKLEELLPGVIDRKEMYYTLALCYHGEGDDISALNLLRKLLHSSEDPNHVPSLLIASKISSKSDSYEDGAKFAFRAIENLKGGCDQMVGVANSLLGISLAAQSSLSLTDSERTMKQSEALHSLETAVSMTNLSNPSVVYNLSLEYAQQRKLVPALHYAKSLLKLEGGSNISGWLLVAKILSAQRRLDDAETIVNAALEQTQKWDQAELLRLKAKVQIEQGKLKNAIETYTQLLAVLQIHSKSYEHEKKLHEDAANRSRSLELETWHDLAFVYIGLSKWRDAEICLSKSKAIKTYSASRWHATGALYEAKGLHEEALKAFAIALDIDSSHVPSLVSMAVVLRQSGERSLPNVRSLLTEAVRLDRMNYSAWYNLGLFYKDQGAAFALEAAECFEAATLLEDTAPVEPFR, from the exons ATGAAGAATAAGAATCAGATAAAGGAACAGGGACAGGGAAAAACAAGAATAACTAAAAGACTCAAAGCATTTATGAAGTGCCTCCAATCAGGGGAGCAATTAAAATCAGATGAAATGATCTCTTCATCTGAATCATTAGCTACAAGGGATTATTCAACAAGTGTGCACTCAGCTCGAGATATTGACGCTGAACAGGAACCAGATACTAGCAATATTGAGGAAGCTGAATTATCTCTGCGGGAGAATGGTTCTTTGAATTACGAG GAAGCAAGAGCTTTGCTAGGAAGGTTTGAGTATCAGAAAGGAAACATAGAAGCTGCACTACATGTGTTTGAAGGAATAGATATTGCTGCAGTTACGCCAAAAATGAAAGCAACCCTTACTGCAAAAGTGGCAAAAGTGGAGACTCGTAAACGACGCTCACATAATTATGCTAGCCCGCCAATGTCCATACATGCTGTCAGTCTGCTCCTGGAAGCTGTTCTTCTGAAAACAAAATCGTTGCAAATCTTAGGAAGGTATAAAG AGGCTGCTCAATCATGCACAGTTATTCTGGATATTGTTGAATCTTCATTACCTACAG AGTTGTGGAAACTGGCTGACTCTCCTCGTGAAGCTATCTTGTCATATCGGCGGGCTCTTCTCTTTCACTGGAACCTAAAGGCAGGAACTGTAGCTAAAATAGAAAAAGAGTTTGCCACTTTTCTTCTGTATAGTGGTGAAGAAGCTAGTCCTCCAACCCTTCGTTCCCAAATGGATAGTTCGTTTGTCCCTAAAAATAACATGGAGGAGGCTATTCTTTTGTTAGTGAtattactaaaaaaaatatctctAAAAATAATTgagtgggacccatcaattttgTATCACCTACAGTATGCTTTATCTCTTTGTGGAGGAGGAATGGCTTTGGCTAATAAACTAGAAGAATTGCTTCCTGGAGTCATTGATCGGAAAGAAATGTACTACACACTAGCCCTCTGTTACCATGGGGAAGGAGATGATATTAGTGCCTTAAATTTGTTGAGAAAATTGTTGCATAGTAGTGAGGATCCAAATCACGTGCCGTCATTATTAATAGCTTCCAAGATCTCCAGCAAGAGCGATAGTTATGAGGATGGTGCAAAATTTGCCTTCAGAGCCATAGAGAATTTGAAAGGCGGATGTGATCAGATGGTTGGTGTTGCCAACTCTCTACTCGGCATTTCACTTGCAGCACAATCTAGTTTATCTCTGACAGATTCTGAGAGAACTATGAAACAGTCTGAAGCACTCCATTCCCTGGAAACAGCTGTTAGCATGACAAATCTAAGCAACCCCAGTGTTGTTTATAATCTCAGTTTAGAATATGCCCAGCAGAGGAAACTAGTTCCTGCACTTCACTATGCGAAGTCCCTGCTTAAATTGGAAGGAGGGTCTAATATTTCAGGGTGGCTGTTGGTGGCTAAGATATTATCTGCTCAAAGGCGACTAGATGATGCCGAAACAATTGTCAATGCAGCACTAGAGCAGACACAGAAGTGGGATCAAGCAGAACTGTTGCGACTTAAAGCTAAAGTCCAAATAGAACAGGGTAAATTAAAAAATGCTATTGAAACATACACTCAACTTCTTGCTGTTCTTCAAATTCATAGTAAAAGCTATGAACATGAGAAAAAGCTTCATGAG GATGCTGCAAATCGTAGTAGGAGTTTAGAGTTGGAAACGTGGCACGATCTAGCTTTTGTATATATAGGCTTGTCAAAGTGGCGTGATGCCGAGATTTGTCTTTCGAAATCAAAGGCCATAAAAACATATTCTGCATCTAGATGGCATGCCACTG GTGCGCTTTATGAAGCAAAGGGTCTCCACGAAGAAGCTCTAAAAGCTTTTGCAATTGCATTAGATATTGATTCATCACATGTCCCAAGTCTTGTTTCGATGGCTGTGGTTCTCAGACAGTCTGGTGAACGATCACTGCCAAATGTCAGAAGCTTACTGACAGAGGCTGTG
- the LOC108210554 gene encoding protein NPGR2 isoform X1 encodes MKNKNQIKEQGQGKTRITKRLKAFMKCLQSGEQLKSDEMISSSESLATRDYSTSVHSARDIDAEQEPDTSNIEEAELSLRENGSLNYEEARALLGRFEYQKGNIEAALHVFEGIDIAAVTPKMKATLTAKVAKVETRKRRSHNYASPPMSIHAVSLLLEAVLLKTKSLQILGRYKEAAQSCTVILDIVESSLPTGFPENFGADSKLQETLNNAVELLPELWKLADSPREAILSYRRALLFHWNLKAGTVAKIEKEFATFLLYSGEEASPPTLRSQMDSSFVPKNNMEEAILLLVILLKKISLKIIEWDPSILYHLQYALSLCGGGMALANKLEELLPGVIDRKEMYYTLALCYHGEGDDISALNLLRKLLHSSEDPNHVPSLLIASKISSKSDSYEDGAKFAFRAIENLKGGCDQMVGVANSLLGISLAAQSSLSLTDSERTMKQSEALHSLETAVSMTNLSNPSVVYNLSLEYAQQRKLVPALHYAKSLLKLEGGSNISGWLLVAKILSAQRRLDDAETIVNAALEQTQKWDQAELLRLKAKVQIEQGKLKNAIETYTQLLAVLQIHSKSYEHEKKLHEDAANRSRSLELETWHDLAFVYIGLSKWRDAEICLSKSKAIKTYSASRWHATGALYEAKGLHEEALKAFAIALDIDSSHVPSLVSMAVVLRQSGERSLPNVRSLLTEAVRLDRMNYSAWYNLGLFYKDQGAAFALEAAECFEAATLLEDTAPVEPFR; translated from the exons ATGAAGAATAAGAATCAGATAAAGGAACAGGGACAGGGAAAAACAAGAATAACTAAAAGACTCAAAGCATTTATGAAGTGCCTCCAATCAGGGGAGCAATTAAAATCAGATGAAATGATCTCTTCATCTGAATCATTAGCTACAAGGGATTATTCAACAAGTGTGCACTCAGCTCGAGATATTGACGCTGAACAGGAACCAGATACTAGCAATATTGAGGAAGCTGAATTATCTCTGCGGGAGAATGGTTCTTTGAATTACGAG GAAGCAAGAGCTTTGCTAGGAAGGTTTGAGTATCAGAAAGGAAACATAGAAGCTGCACTACATGTGTTTGAAGGAATAGATATTGCTGCAGTTACGCCAAAAATGAAAGCAACCCTTACTGCAAAAGTGGCAAAAGTGGAGACTCGTAAACGACGCTCACATAATTATGCTAGCCCGCCAATGTCCATACATGCTGTCAGTCTGCTCCTGGAAGCTGTTCTTCTGAAAACAAAATCGTTGCAAATCTTAGGAAGGTATAAAG AGGCTGCTCAATCATGCACAGTTATTCTGGATATTGTTGAATCTTCATTACCTACAGGTTTTCCTGAAAACTTTGGTGCTGACTCTAAATTGCAGGAAACACTTAATAATGCGGTTGAGTTGCTTCCAGAGTTGTGGAAACTGGCTGACTCTCCTCGTGAAGCTATCTTGTCATATCGGCGGGCTCTTCTCTTTCACTGGAACCTAAAGGCAGGAACTGTAGCTAAAATAGAAAAAGAGTTTGCCACTTTTCTTCTGTATAGTGGTGAAGAAGCTAGTCCTCCAACCCTTCGTTCCCAAATGGATAGTTCGTTTGTCCCTAAAAATAACATGGAGGAGGCTATTCTTTTGTTAGTGAtattactaaaaaaaatatctctAAAAATAATTgagtgggacccatcaattttgTATCACCTACAGTATGCTTTATCTCTTTGTGGAGGAGGAATGGCTTTGGCTAATAAACTAGAAGAATTGCTTCCTGGAGTCATTGATCGGAAAGAAATGTACTACACACTAGCCCTCTGTTACCATGGGGAAGGAGATGATATTAGTGCCTTAAATTTGTTGAGAAAATTGTTGCATAGTAGTGAGGATCCAAATCACGTGCCGTCATTATTAATAGCTTCCAAGATCTCCAGCAAGAGCGATAGTTATGAGGATGGTGCAAAATTTGCCTTCAGAGCCATAGAGAATTTGAAAGGCGGATGTGATCAGATGGTTGGTGTTGCCAACTCTCTACTCGGCATTTCACTTGCAGCACAATCTAGTTTATCTCTGACAGATTCTGAGAGAACTATGAAACAGTCTGAAGCACTCCATTCCCTGGAAACAGCTGTTAGCATGACAAATCTAAGCAACCCCAGTGTTGTTTATAATCTCAGTTTAGAATATGCCCAGCAGAGGAAACTAGTTCCTGCACTTCACTATGCGAAGTCCCTGCTTAAATTGGAAGGAGGGTCTAATATTTCAGGGTGGCTGTTGGTGGCTAAGATATTATCTGCTCAAAGGCGACTAGATGATGCCGAAACAATTGTCAATGCAGCACTAGAGCAGACACAGAAGTGGGATCAAGCAGAACTGTTGCGACTTAAAGCTAAAGTCCAAATAGAACAGGGTAAATTAAAAAATGCTATTGAAACATACACTCAACTTCTTGCTGTTCTTCAAATTCATAGTAAAAGCTATGAACATGAGAAAAAGCTTCATGAG GATGCTGCAAATCGTAGTAGGAGTTTAGAGTTGGAAACGTGGCACGATCTAGCTTTTGTATATATAGGCTTGTCAAAGTGGCGTGATGCCGAGATTTGTCTTTCGAAATCAAAGGCCATAAAAACATATTCTGCATCTAGATGGCATGCCACTG GTGCGCTTTATGAAGCAAAGGGTCTCCACGAAGAAGCTCTAAAAGCTTTTGCAATTGCATTAGATATTGATTCATCACATGTCCCAAGTCTTGTTTCGATGGCTGTGGTTCTCAGACAGTCTGGTGAACGATCACTGCCAAATGTCAGAAGCTTACTGACAGAGGCTGTG